The DNA segment GTGTCACTGATAGTAGTGGTAATATCTTGTTAGATAATACACCTAAGCCCCAGTTAGTTTTAGATCAATGGGCATCAGCAGCAACTATCGATGTGATGCGTTCAGTAGTCACTTCTGGTACTGGTAGAGGTGCAGATATTGGTCGTCCCAGTGCAGGTAAAACAGGTACAACTTCATCTGAAAGAGATATTTGGTATGTAGGTACTGTGCCACAGTTAACAACTGCTGTCTGGGTTGGTAGAGACGACAACAGACCATTATCTAGAGGTGCAACAGGTGGCGGTATGGTGGCTCCCATCTGGAAAGATTTTATGCAGCAAGCCCTCAAAGGTGTACCTTCAGAGAACTTTAAGCCACCTTCTCAGTTTCAGCGCCCTAAACCATAACAATTAGGGATTTTGGGTGATTCAGTGAATCCAAAATCCCGAATATAAAGTTTATAATTCACTATTGCTGTTTTTCTAGTTCGGTTTTCATGCGCTGTAGGGTAAGATTCATTTGCTCAAACATTTGTTGCGGAGTCACACCAAATTGGTTTAGCTGATTCTTCAGTTGCTGTACAGTCATCTGCGCCATAAAATCTTCTGAAAGCTCGAATCGCTTCATAAAGACGCTATAGCGATCCATCATAGCTTCCATTTGCTCAATAAACAGCTTCTTGCCCTCACGATCAAACTTGCCGTAGTTGTTGCCAAGACTGATCAGTGCTTGATAATCTTCAAATAGCTGTTTTGCTTCTTGCTGAACTATATCAGAGTCAAAGAATCCCATTTTACTTATATTCAACTGAGTATTTAGACTCAGCAGCTTAATATTTTTGCCTCTATTACTATTTTAGTCTAGGGAATTCATCTAGGGAACAAGTTTCGGTTTAAGTACGGTTTTTTACCGGAATTTCAACACTTGACTGGGGGAGTGGGGAGTGGGGAGTGGGGAGTGGGGAGTGGGGAGCAAAGAATTTTGGATTTTGGATTTGCGTTAGCGAAGCGTACGCAGCGCAGCGAGTATTTTAGATTGCAGTCTAATCCAAAATCTAAAATCTAAAATCTAAAATTGATTGACTAATGACTAATGACTAATGACTAATGACTAATGAAATCCAACATAATTTGCTGATGTATAGTGCCTAAAGGTCGGATTTCATCGGCGATTGGTGAATAACACTTGCCTTGGCGAATATCTTCTGGTGTTAATAATCCCATATCCCACCCTTCATTTAAAACCAGTTGGTTTAATTCGACTAGGAGTGGTGCATGAAAGACATGGCGAACAACAGCATCATCTGCATAACAGCCGAATTCCATAAATGATGGTAGGGTATAGCCGATTTCTTCTATCACTTCTCGCTTCACTGCTACATCTGGCGTTTCACCAAGTTCAAGATGTCCACCGAATAGCCCCCAGTAACCAGGGTAGAAAATACCAGGGATATTATCTCGCAGTTGCATGAGAAACTTGTCTTCTTGGTAAAGAATTGCGATCGCTACATGAATTGGTTGGTCATTCATCAATTTTTACTGGTATTTTCTCCGGACAAGCTTAATTTTCCTCTATATAAACTTCCCCAAACTCTTGGTCAGCTAAGGGAATACTTTTGTAGCGAACTTTACCCCTGATTACTACTTGCTGCCCCTCTTTGAGATTGGGTTGGTTAGTAATCACCCAAATTTTACCAGTGGAATCATTAATTTGATATGCCCATTGGTTAACTAAGGGAACTTGCTTTTCTACCTTTCCTTGAACGTAAATTCTAGCCTCCTGGTCTGTTTCTGGTTTAATCTCCTGAATCAGGGTGACATTGCTACCAATGCTGAATTTCCCGGCTTTTAAGCTCGGAGTTGTCAAGGAACTACAACTCCAAAGTCCAGCTACAAGTAACAAAGCCATTCCCTGACGGAAAGTAACTATACTGCAAAGGTGAAATTTTTTGGTTGGTTCCATGAAGTCAGTTCCCGTTCGTAAAGTTGGGGGGATGAGGAGGATTATTTGCCTTTACTCTTTATATTTCATTGCTTTGCTGTTCAGATGAGGCAGTTGATCTGAGAAGATAAACAATATGAGTGTAGTCTTGTGGATAGAAAGACGCTACGGCACTAAGCAAGAACGCCTTCATAGTCAATAGGCAAAACTTATTTATGACTGTTGACTCTGCTCAAAAAGACAGCAAATGTGGACTAAAGGCGAGTCATGTGGGGATTCTAATGGAAAAAAAAACTGCCAAACTTCTCGATGGTAAAGCTTTAGCTGAAAAAATTCATCAGGAACTTTCAGCTATGACTACCCAAACACAAGCAAAAATTGGGCGATCGCCTGGTTTAGCTGTATTAATGGTGGGGGATAACCCAGCATCAGCTGCTTATGTACGCAACAAAGAAAGAGCCTGCGCTAAAGTTGGTATTGCTTCTTTTGGACAGCATTTTCCCACAGAAACCACCCAAGGGGAACTTGAGGAAGTCATTGCTGCACTCAACCAAGATGAACTTGTAGATGGTATTCTCGTGCAGTTACCTCTCCCTAGCCACTTGGATGCGGTAGCCCTGCTGAATAAAATAGACCCAGACAAAGATGCTGATGGACTGCATCCAGTCAACTTGGGGCGATTAGTGCGGGGAGAACCTGGCTTACGCAGTTGTACCCCGGCTGGTGTGATGCGGCTATTACAAGAATATGAAATTTCTTTGCAGGGAAAAAACGCTGTGGTGGTGGGACGCAGTATTTTAGTAGGCAAACCAATGGCATTGATGCTACTGGAAGCTGATGCTACCGTGACCATTGCTCACTCGCGATCGCTTGACCTTGGTACGATCACTAAGAATGCTGACCTAATCATTGCAGCCGTCGGTCGCCCAGGATTAATTACTGGCGAGATGGTAAAATCAGGCTCCGTTGTGGTAGATGTGGGGATGAATCGTGTCACAGATGCCAGTGGCAAAAGTCGCTTAGTCGGCGATGTTGACTGGGAATCAACTGCTGGTGTAGCGGAATATATCACTCCAGTTCCTGGTGGTGTTGGTCCGATGACAGTTGCTATTTTGTTGCAAAATACAGTCACCAGCTATTTGAAAAAAGCGAAGTAGTTGTGAGTTGTCAGTGATGAATTCTAAATTTTTAACTCCTCATTCCTGACTCATCACCAATAGCGCCGTAATGGTACAAGCCACCAGATTTGTCTGTGGAATCCATCGAAAATCCTCAAGCCACTAGATTATCAATCCAAAATCCCAAATCTAAAATCTCAACTTGTTTGACTTTTTCCGCGCCACAACATCTTAAAATTGTGACTGATAAGACAAACAGCCAACAGCCTAGAATTGAAGGAATTTTAAGAATGGTAGCAGCTGATAACCTCCAGAAAATGAAAGAGGAAGCCACTTTTAACTTAGTAGCCTATCTCAAAGAGCGGCAAAAGCTTTGTGAAACTGCTCTGGATCAGGCTATTCCTGTGATTTACCCAGAAAAGATTTATGAATCCATGCGCTACTCGCTATTAGCTGGTGGTAAGCGTGTACGCCCGATTCTCTGCCTTGCTGCTTGTGAAATGATGGGCGGCACAATTCAAATGGCTATGCCCACAGCCTGCGCTATGGAGATGCTCCATACAATGTCGTTAATTCACGACGACCTGCCAGCCATGGATAATGATGATTATCGTCGGGGAAAGTTGACAAATCACAAGGTCTATGGCGACGATATCGCAATTTTGGCTGGTGATGGCTTGTTAGCTTATGCCTTTGAATTTGTTGCCACTCAAACCCCGGAAACCGTATCGAGAGAGCGAGTTTTACAAGTAATCTCTCGTATCGGCAAAGCCTTGGGGGCTGCTGGCTTGGTGGGCGGTCAAGTGGTTGATTTAGACTCAGAAGGTAAGACAGATATTTCTCTAGAAACCCTGAATTTTATTCATAACCACAAAACGGCTGCCCTTTTAGAAGCTAGTGTTGTTTGTGGTGGCATTGTAGGGGGAGCATCTGCGGAAAATGTCCAACGACTTTCTCGCTATTCTCAAAACATTGGTCTAGCATTTCAGATCATAGATGATATTCTGGATATCACTGCTACGCAGGAGCAATTAGGTAAAACAGCTGGTAAAGACCTAATAGCTAAAAAAATTACTTATCCCAGCCTTTGGGGAATTGAAGAATCACGCTCCAAAGCTCAACAGCTAGTGGAAGCAGCCTGTAAGGAATTGGAAACATTTGGCAACTTGGCACAGCCACTCCAAGCCCTGGCTCACTTTATCACCAGTCGCAATCACTAGGTCAATTTTGGATTTGGGATTTTGGGTTGCATGGAAATCTTTCCTCAGAAAATAATTGCTGCTAAATTTACTCACCGAACCAAAAGACCATGCAGGACATAGGCAACATTTTAGATAACCGGGTGCTGTTGGTTGCTCTGGTAGCTTGTTTAATTGCTCAAGTATTGAAGCTTGTAGTTGAGGTAGTCAAAAATCGTAAACTGAATGTCCGTGTTTTAGTGACAACTGGAGGTATGCCCAGCGCCCATTCGGCTTTGGTTACAGCTCTAGCAGCTGGTGTGGGGCAGAGTCTTGGCTGGGCATCGCCTGATTTTGCGTTGGCTACGGTTTTTGCCATCATTGTCATGTATGATGCAGCGGGAGTCCGCCAAGCTGCTGGCAAGCAAGCCCGAATTCTCAATCAAATGATTGATGAATTATTCCACGAAAAACCAGACTTTAGCCAAGACCGTCTTAAAGAATTACTGGGACATACACCGGTGCAAGTGATAGCTGGTTCGGCTTTGGGCATAACCATTTATTGGTTAGCTAGGTCTGCGTACTAGTGTCTGTCGTAATTCGTAATAGAGCCTCCGGCACGCTACGCGTAAAGCCTACGGCATAGCTACGCTTAAAGCGGAGCTTTCGCTTTAGCGATACGTAATTCGTAATTGCAATACCACATACGTTTGATTGATTTCAAATGTCTGTTAATTTACGCCGACTTGTATTAGTTTATAAACGCACAGATGAGCGCAGTAACATTACTCTACTGCCATCGACTAGAACTGCAAAAAAACCGCGTTCGTTGAGCTTTTGCAGTGTGTTGTATGCTTCCTGTTGGTTGCCAGTATAAATTGCCAGTAAGTAAGGGCGTTGTCCATAGGAAGCCAAACCGATGTTGTTTCCCACTACTTGTTGGACGCTATTTGCCAGTTCTGGTTTATCAAAATACTCTACCAATACAGCATAACCATCTCCTAGAACTTGGGGATTAAAGCCGATTGTTTGAGGTTG comes from the Nodularia sp. NIES-3585 genome and includes:
- a CDS encoding DUF1825 family protein; the encoded protein is MGFFDSDIVQQEAKQLFEDYQALISLGNNYGKFDREGKKLFIEQMEAMMDRYSVFMKRFELSEDFMAQMTVQQLKNQLNQFGVTPQQMFEQMNLTLQRMKTELEKQQ
- a CDS encoding NUDIX hydrolase; the encoded protein is MNDQPIHVAIAILYQEDKFLMQLRDNIPGIFYPGYWGLFGGHLELGETPDVAVKREVIEEIGYTLPSFMEFGCYADDAVVRHVFHAPLLVELNQLVLNEGWDMGLLTPEDIRQGKCYSPIADEIRPLGTIHQQIMLDFISH
- the folD gene encoding bifunctional methylenetetrahydrofolate dehydrogenase/methenyltetrahydrofolate cyclohydrolase FolD translates to MEKKTAKLLDGKALAEKIHQELSAMTTQTQAKIGRSPGLAVLMVGDNPASAAYVRNKERACAKVGIASFGQHFPTETTQGELEEVIAALNQDELVDGILVQLPLPSHLDAVALLNKIDPDKDADGLHPVNLGRLVRGEPGLRSCTPAGVMRLLQEYEISLQGKNAVVVGRSILVGKPMALMLLEADATVTIAHSRSLDLGTITKNADLIIAAVGRPGLITGEMVKSGSVVVDVGMNRVTDASGKSRLVGDVDWESTAGVAEYITPVPGGVGPMTVAILLQNTVTSYLKKAK
- the crtE gene encoding geranylgeranyl diphosphate synthase CrtE translates to MVAADNLQKMKEEATFNLVAYLKERQKLCETALDQAIPVIYPEKIYESMRYSLLAGGKRVRPILCLAACEMMGGTIQMAMPTACAMEMLHTMSLIHDDLPAMDNDDYRRGKLTNHKVYGDDIAILAGDGLLAYAFEFVATQTPETVSRERVLQVISRIGKALGAAGLVGGQVVDLDSEGKTDISLETLNFIHNHKTAALLEASVVCGGIVGGASAENVQRLSRYSQNIGLAFQIIDDILDITATQEQLGKTAGKDLIAKKITYPSLWGIEESRSKAQQLVEAACKELETFGNLAQPLQALAHFITSRNH
- a CDS encoding divergent PAP2 family protein, which codes for MQDIGNILDNRVLLVALVACLIAQVLKLVVEVVKNRKLNVRVLVTTGGMPSAHSALVTALAAGVGQSLGWASPDFALATVFAIIVMYDAAGVRQAAGKQARILNQMIDELFHEKPDFSQDRLKELLGHTPVQVIAGSALGITIYWLARSAY